Sequence from the Mycobacterium florentinum genome:
ACCGGAAGAAGAACTCGTTGGCTTCGGCGCCGGACAGGAAGATGACGTGTTTGTCGACCAGCTGGAACCAGCCGACGTCGCCGCATTCGTCGCGGATGCGCTGCATCAAACCGATTGGGTCGGTGCGGAATTCCTCGAGGTGGCCGTGCTTTTCTTCACCGCCGGAAACCCGGGGCACGATAGCGGTTGTCATGACGGCATCCCCTCTTCGCCGAGTGCGAGCTTCTGGCGGTCTTTGTTGTCGGCCAACGGCGCTTCGGGCTGAAGCTCCATGCTGGCGATGAATCCACCGCGCGGCGTCTCGGCGACGAACGTGATGGCTCGCCCGAGGTCTGACGCGCGCAGGAAGTAGTCGTGGCGGGCCTGGCCCCACTTGGCCCAGTCCTCGAGCGCCGGGCCGATCTTGTCGGCCGGCAGGCTCCAGCCCATCGCCGTCTTGGTGGGGCCGGGGTGCACGATCGAGGCCCGCACGCCGGTGCCCTCCAGCTCCATCTGGAAGTTGCTGACCATCGCGACGAGCGCGGCCTTGGCCGCGCCGTAGGCGCCCATGTGCGGCCGCTGGCGCAGTGCGACATCGGAACCCACAAAAATCAGGTCGCCGCGCTGACGCTCGAGCATGCCCGGCAGTACCGCGGCGGCCAGCCGGTTGGCGCCGACCAGGTGGATCTGCAGCTGCGACTCGAACTCGTCGGTGGTGATCTCGGCGAGCTTGCCGAAGTAGGTGTCGCCCGCACCGGCCACCAGCACCTCGATCTCGCCGAGTGCGTCGACCGACTGTGCGACAAAGGATTTCACCGAGTTCGGGTCGGTGACATCCAGGTGGAATCCGACCGCCTCGCCGCCGTCGGCGTTGATCTTGCCGACGATGTCGTCGAGCTTTTCGACCCGGCGGGCACCCAGGGCCACCGGGAAGCCGTGCGCCGCGAGTTCGATCGCGGTGGCCTCTCCGATACCGGAGGAGGCGCCGGCCACGATCGCCGGCCGACGTTCGGGTAGGGGGGCAAAGCGAGGCATCAGCGGATCTCCACGGTGATGGGTAGGTGAGCGAATCCGCGGACATTGCTGGAGTGGACGCGGACGGCGTTGGCCTCGTCGACTTGATACCCGCGGATTCGCTTGAACAACTCGGTGAGCGCTACGCGGGCTTCCATCCGGGCCAGGTGGGCTCCCAGGCAGAAGTGCGCCCCGCTACCGAAACTCATGAGCTTGGAACCGATTTCACGCCCGATGACGTAGTCGTCCGGGGTGTCGAACACCCGCTCGTCGCGATGGGCGGAACCGGGAAGCAGCAGCAGTACGTCCCCGTCGGGGATCGTGGTGTCATAGAGGGTGAGCTCGCCGGCCACGGTGCGGGCGAGGATCTGGCTCGACGTGTCGTAGCGCAGCGTCTCCTCGACCCACGGCGTCACCAGTTCGGTGTCGTCATAGACAGGTGCTAGCTGGTCAGGGTTCTTGTATCCCCAAAAAGCTGCGTTGGCAAGTAATTTGGTGGTCGTCTCATTCCCGGCGATCACCATCAGAAACATGAAGCCCAGCACTTCGTCGTCGCTGAGGCGGTCGCCGTCGATCTCGGCTTCCAGCAGTGCCGTCGTCAGATCGTCGGCGGGCTCGGTGCGCCGTTCGGCGACCATCTGCTGGTAGTAGACGATCAGGTTGATGGACGCCTCGACGGCCTCGGGCGGCACGTCGGTGACGCCCTCGTCGCGGTGCATCACGCCGTCGGCCCAGGCCCGCACCCGAACGCGGTCCGCCTCGGGTACGCCCATGAGTTCGGAGATCACGTCCATCGGCAGCTTGCCGGCGAACTCGTCGACATAGTCGACGGGTGCGCCCGCCGACGCTTTTTCGAGCATCGTGTCGAGGTGCTTGACCGCGATCTCGGTGACCCGCGGTTCGAGCTCACGGATGCGGCGCGGCGTGAAACCCTTCGACACCAGCGTGCGCAGTCGCAGGTGGGCGGGGTCGTCCATCGCGAGGAAGCTCATCGTCTTGCTGGCGTGCGGGCCACGTGAGGCCGGGTCCAACGAGACGCCGTACTTGTTGGAAAGCGTTGTGCTGTTGCGGAATCCCTGCAGCACGTCCTGATGCCGGGACAGCGCCCAGAAGTTCAGTTCCTCATTGCGATACAGCGGAGCCTCGTCGCGCAGCCGCTTGTAGTACGGATACGGATCCTCGTGGAAGTCGTAGTTGTACGGATCGAGGACCAATTCGTGGTCTCCAACGTGGACGGTCATTTACGTTCTTGTCTCCTGGCTCGTCTGCCCGGTGCCGGCCAGCAGGAGGCTGACGACATACGTGAGCCGGTCGGCGATTTCGTGGTAGGTGAATTGGCCGCTGGCGGCTTGAACCAGCGCGCCGAAGAACGTCATCTCGAGCGCGGACACCGTGCCGGCGTCGGCGCCGGGCCCGATCGCCGTCGCGATGCGGCGGTGAATCTCCGCGCCGATCCGGTCGCGCGCGGCACCCACCGCGGGATCGGCGCCCCCGCCCAGCAGCGCCGTCGTGCAGGCGGCGCCGACCTCGGGCTCGTCGGCGACCACCAGCGCCAGATGGCGCAGCACCTTGTCCACCCGCGTCAGCATCGGCTCGTTGACGTCGGTGAAGAACGGGACCTGCCGCACCAGGTCCAGATACACCTCGGCGATCAAATGGTTCTTCGACGAGAAGTAGGTGTACGCGGTGGCCGGGGCGACTTTGGCCCGGGCCGCGACGGCGCGCACCGTCAGGTCGGCATACGACTTCTCGCGCAGGGTCTCGATGCCGGCGGCAAGCACCTTGCGGAAGGTCTCCTCTTGGCGGCGATTGCGCGGCGCCTGACCGGTTGGTTGCCCGGTCTGGGCTGCGACCGTAACCAGGGCATCGCTGGACACATGTCCAAGCTATCGGACGAAGGGGATACGAAGCAAGCCCGTCAGCTGAATATGCTAATTAATGAGCAGTTATGTGAGAGTATGCCGCCGGTTTCGAGATCGGCTCTTGCACCGCTGATAGCCCGAAGGCTATGGTGCCATGGGGCATTATCGGACAACTGTCCATTCGAATGGGCGGATTGATTTCGCCCCGTGGATTTGCCACGCACAGACGGGAGCGAGAGATGGCCTTGTTGGCCGACGGCGTGAGTGAACTCTTCATCGACGGCAAGATGTCGCCCGGCGGTGCCGGTACCTTCCCGACCATCAACCCGGCGACGGAAGAAGTGCTGGGAGTTGCGGCCGACGCCGACGCGGAAGACATGAGCCGCGCGATCGATGCCGCGCGCCGTGCCTTCGACGAGACCGACTGGTCGCGCAACACCGAACTGCGGGTGCGGTGTGTACGCCAGCTGCGCGAGGCGATGCGGCAACACCTCGAGGAACTGCGGGACATGACCATCGCCGAAGTCGGCGCGCCGCGGATGCTCACCGGGATCGCGCAGCTTGAAGTCCCGGTCAACGACTTGGCGTTCGCGGCGGATACCGCCGAATCGTACGAATACACACAGGATCTCGGTGAGGCCAAGCCGATGGGCATCCCCACCCGGCGCACCATCGCCCGCGAGGCCGTCGGTGTCGTCGGTGCCATCACGCCGTGGAACTTTCCGCACCAGATCAACCTGGCCAAAATCGGGCCGGCCCTGGCCGCCGGCAACACCGTCGTCCTGAAGCCCGCCCCCGACACCCCGTGGTGTGCCGCCGTGCTCGGCGAACTGATCGCCGAGCACACCGACTTTCCGCCGGGCGTGATCAACATCGTCACCTCGAGCGACCACAGTGTCGGCGCGATGTTGTCCAAAGACCCTCGGGTGGATATGGTTTCGTTCACCGGGTCGACTGCCACCGGCCGCGCCGTGATGGCCGACGGCGCCGCGACCATCAAGAAGGTCTTCCTCGAGCTGGGCGGCAAGTCGGCGTTCATCGTCCTCGACGACGCCGACTTGGCCGGCGCGGTGGGCGTCGCGGGCTTCTCGGTGTGCATGCACGCCGGACAGGGCTGCGCGATCACCACGCGGCTGGTGGTGCCGCGGGCCAAGTATGACGAGGCCGTCTCCATCGCCGCCGCGACGATGGGCGGCATCAAGGCCGGTGACCCGACCGACCCCGGAACCATTTGCGGTCCAGTCATTTCCGCGCGCCAGCGCGATCGGATCCAGGGCTACCTCGACTCGGCGATCGCCGAGGGCGGGACGTTCGCCACCGGCGGCGGCCGGCCGGCGGATCGTCAAGTCGGCTTCTTCATCGAGCCCACCGTGATCGCGGGGCTGGGCAACGACGCCCGCGTCGCGCAGGAGGAGATCTTCGGCCCGGTCCTGACCGTGATCCCGCACGACGGCGACGACGACGCGATTCGCATCGCCAACGACTCGGTATACGGCTTGTCCGGCACGGTGTTCGGCGCCGACCCGGAGCGGGCGGCGCGGGCCGCCGCGCGGGTGCGCGCCGGCACGATCAATGTCAATGGCGGCGTGTGGTATTCGGCCGACGCGCCGTTCGGCGGGTACAAGCAATCCGGCAACGGCCGCGAGATGGGTCTGGCCGGGTTCGAGGAGTACTTGGAGACCAAGACCATCGCGACAGCGGTTTAACCAAGGGAGCCAGAAGAGCATGAGGTTTGAGAACAAGGTCGCGATCGTCACCGGATCGGGTGGCGGTATCGGGCAGGCCTATGTGGAGGCGCTGGCCCGGGAGGGTGCGGCGGTGGTCGTCGCCGATATCAATCTGCAGGGCGCCGAGAAAGTGGCCGACGCGATCTTGGGCGAGGGCGGTACCGCGCTGGCTCTGCCCGTCGACGTGTCGGATCCGGCGTCGGCCAAGGAGATGGCCGACCGCACGCTGGCCGAGTTCGGTGGCATCGATTACCTGGTGAACAACGCCGCCATCTTCGGCGGCATGAAGCTGGACTTCTTGATCACCGTCGACCCCGAGTACTACAAGAAGTTCATGAGCGTGAATCTCGATGGCGCGCTGTGGTGTACCCGCGCGGTGTACAAGAAGATGGCCAAGCGGGGCGGCGGAGCGATCATCAACCAGTCGTCCACCGCCGCCTGGCTGTACTCGAACTTCTACGGGTTGGCCAAGGTCGGGATCAACGGCCTCACCCAGCAGCTGGCCACCGAACTCGGGGGCCAGAACATCCGGATCAACGCGATCGCGCCGGGTCCCATCGATACCGAGGCCAACCGGTCCACGACCCCGCAGGAGATGGTTGCCGATATCGTCAAGGGAATTCCGTTGTCGCGCATGGGACAGCCCGAGGATCTCGTCGGCATGTGCCTGTTTCTGCTGTCCGACGAGGCGTCCTGGATCACCGGGCAGATCTTCAACGTCGACGGCGGACAGATCTTCCGGTCATGAGCGATCTCAAGCTGGGGTACATCGGGCTGGGCAACATGGGCGCGCCGATGGCCACCAAGATGACCGAATGGCCGGGTGGAGTAACGGTTTACGATATCCGCGCCGAGGCGATGACGCCTCTGGTGGACGAGGGTGCCGCCCGCGCCGACAGCGTGGCCGACATCGCCGCCGCCGACATCATCCACATCACCGTGCTCAACGACGCCCAGGTGCGTGAGGTCGTCGGCGAATTGGCCGCGACTGCGAAGCCCGGCACCGTCATTGCGATCCACTCGACGATCAGCGACACCACCGCCGTCGAGCTGGCGGCCGAACTGAAACCGCAAGGCATCCATGTTGTCGATGCGCCGGTCAGTGGTGGGGCCGCTGCGGCGGCCAAGGGCGAGCTCGCCACGATGGTGGGCGCCGAGCGTGAGGTCTACGAGCGGATCAAGCCGGCATTCAAGCACTGGGCCTCGATGGTCATTCATGCCGGCGAGCCGGGTGCGGGCACCCGAATGAAGCTGGCGCGCAACATGTTGACGTTCACCTCGTATGCCGCGGCGTGTGAGGCCATGAAACTCGCCGCGGCGGCAGGCCTGGATCTGCAGGCGCTGGGTCGGGTGGTGCGCCACACCGACGCGCTTACCAGCGGGCCCGGTGCGATCATGGTGCGTGAGGACATGAAAGACCTTGAGCCGGGCAACTTCCTGTACGAACCCTTCCTGCATACCCGCGGGCTTGGCGAGAAGGACCTGAGCCTGGCGCTCGCCCTGGGCGAGGCGGTATCGGTGGACCTGCCCCTTGCCCAACTGGCCTACGAACGCCTAGCCGCCGGCCTTGGGGTACCGCACACAGAGAAAGAGTCGTAATGGACGAGCTGCGCCGCAAGGGCCTCGAAAAGATGAACGAGGTCTACGGCTGGGAGATGCCGAACATCGAGGGTGACGCCTACTTCGACCTGACGGTGGATCACCTGTTCGGCGACATCTGGAACCGGCCGGGGTTGTCGATGCGCGACAAACGCATCATGACGCTGACGGCGGTGACCGCCGTCGGAAGCCGCGACCTGGCCGAGATCCAGATCAACGCCGCACTGCTCAACGGCGAACTCACCGAGGACGAACTCAAGGAGATGGCCGTCTTCCTGACCCACTATCTCGGCTTCCCACTGGGCTCGGCGCTCAATGGGGCGGTCGGGGCCGTGGTGGCAAAGCGCAAGAAGGCCGCGGCCAAGGGCGCCGGAGAAGACAAGAAGGCCAACGTCGAAGCCGCGATCAAGATGAACTCGGGTAAGGCCGACAACTAGGGGCCGACTCAGTAAGGCTGGCCGCCTTCGGGCATCACATATTCCGAGGGTGGCGCAGTTACACCATTGATCGTTGTGCCGCCATTGATCATGCCGGGAGCCATGTCCAGCATGTTCTGCGGGAAGCCAAGACTCGGTTTGGTCAGCTTGTCGAGCCGGGCCAGTTCCTCGACGGCCAGGTTCACGTCGACGGCGCGAAGGTTGTCGTCGAGCTGCGTGAGCCTGCGTGCCCCAACGATGATCGACGAGACGGCGGGTTGGGCGCGCAGCCATGCCAGCGCCACCGCGGCAACGTTCGTCTCGTGCGTCTTGGCGATGATCTCGAGTTCGTCGATGAGGGCGTAGGTCTTCTCGGTGAGCGAGCTCTCCACGAGTGGGCCGCGACCGGCATCGTGCTGACCGGCATTTTGGCGGGTGTACTTGCCGCTGAGCACGCCGTTTTTCAGCGGCGACCACGGCGTGATGCCGAGGCCGAATTCGCTGGCCATCGGAACCAGCTCCCGCTCGACGGTGCGTTCGAGCAGCGAGTACTCGATCTGCAGGCCGATGAAGGTCGACCAGCCGCGGAAACGGGCGATCAGGTTGGCCTCGACGATCTTCCAGGCCGGGGTGTCCGAAACGCCGATGTAGCGAACCTTGCCGGCCGCCACCAGGTCGTCGAGTGCGGCCATCGTCTCCTCGATCGGGGTGTTCTTGTCCCACATGTGCAGCCAGTACAGGTCGATGTAGTCGGTTTGCAGGCGGCGCAGCGAGTTTTCGCAGGCGCTGATCAGCGATTTGCGGCCCGCGCCACCACCATTGGGATCGCCGGGGTACAGGTTGCCGCTGAACTTGGTCGCGATCACCAGGCGATCGCGCCGCGCGGCGTGGCGCCCGATGTGGTCGCCGAGGATCTTCTCGGAGTGGCTGCGGGTGTAGAAGTTGGCGGTGTCGATGAAGTTGCCGCCGAGTTCGGTGTAGCGATCGATGATCTGCTGAGATTCCTCCACGCTGGTGCCCCAGCCGAGGTCCTCCCCGAACGTCATCGCGCCCAGGCACAGGGGGCTGACGCGCAAGCCGGACCGTCCGAGTGTCACGTATTGATCCAGAGGCATGATGGCGACTTCCTGGTAGATTGTTCGGATATGAGGTTGTTCATTACTAAACTAGTTCACGGCTGAACGATCTGGCAAGTCAATGTCTGCAGTTGACGGGGCCAAGATCTGGTCGCTGAACTATCGGGTGCTGCTCTCGGTCATATCGTGCGCCGAGGCCGACATCTGCGCGCTCGGGCTCGAGTCCAAGGAGCTGTTCCTGCTCGCCGAGATCAACGAGCATCCCTATCCGGCAGAGTTGGCCGCGGCGTTGAGCATGCCGAAGGCGACGGTGACGCTTTATCTGAAGCGGCTCGAGGCCGCCGGGTTCGTGCGCCGGGAGATCGACCCGTCCGATTTGCGGCGGCATCGCCTGCTGCTGACCGCCCCCGGGCGCCAAGCCGCTGCGAAAGGCCTGGCGCTGCTGTCCGCCGAGTTCAACAAGCGTCTTGGACGTCTCACCGCGGCGCAGCAAACGGAGCTGAAAAACCTGCTCGAGAAAATTCTGTAACGCGGTGCCGCTAGTCTGACCTGTCGTGCGCGTTCTGGTGATCGGCTCCGGTGCCCGTGAACATGCCCTGCTGCTGGCTCTGAGTAGAGATCCGCAGGTCACGGGGCTAGCGATTGCTCCCGGCAATGCCGGCACCGCCCGGCTGGCCGAGCAACACGACGTCGACATCACCTCCGGCGCGGACGTCGTCGCGCTGGCCCGCGAGGTCCGGGCCGACCTGGTTGTCATCGGCCCCGAAGTCCCCTTGGTGCTCGGCGTGGCCGACGCGGTGCGCGCCGCCGGAATCGCCTGCTTCGGGCCTGGCAAGGACGCGGCCCGCATCGAGGGATCGAAGGCATTCGCCAAGGAGGTCATGGCGGCCGCCGGGGTGCGGACCGCTTCCAGCGAAATCGTGGACAATCCGGCGCATTTGGATGCGGCCCTGGATCGCTTCGGGCCGCCCGCCGGCGACCCGGCCTGGGTGGTCAAGGACGACTCCTTGGCCGCGGGCAAGGGCGTGGTGGTGACAGCGGATCGCGACGCCGCCCGCGCCCATGGCGCCGGCCTGCTCGAGGCCGGTCACCCCGTGCTGCTGGAGTCCTTCCTCGACGGCCCAGAGGTTTCGCTGTTCTGCGTGGTCGACGGCGAGACGGTGGTGCCGCTGCTGCCGGCACAGGATTTCAAACGAGTGGGTGACGGCGACGCCGGCCCGAACACCGGTGGCATGGGCGCCTATGCGCCGTTGCCGTGGCTGCCCGGCGACGTGTACCGCGAAATCGTCAGCGGCATCGTCGAACCCGTTGCGGCCGAGATGGTTCGGCGCGGCTGCCCGTTCTCTGGACTGCTCTATGTCGGGCTTGCGATTACCGCGAAGGGACCCGCGGTGGTCGAATTCAATTGCCGTTTCGGCGATCCGGAGACCCAGGCGGTGCTGGCACTGCTGGATTCACCGCTCGGGCAACTGCTCTACGCGGCCGGGACCGGCGCGCTGGCCGGCTTCGGCGAGTTGAGCTGGCGCGATGGCGCCGCCGTGACCGTGGTGCTGGCCGCCGAAAACTATCCCGGACGTCCTCGGGTCGGCGATGTCATCGGTGGATCCGAAGCAGACGGGGTGCTGCATGCGGGAACGGCGCGGCGCGACGACGGTGCCATCGTCTCATCGGGTGGGCGGGTGCTGTCGGTGGTGGGCACCGGCGCCGACCTGACCGGTGCGCGTGCCGAAGCGTATCGGATTCTCGACTCAATTCGGTTGCCGGGCAGCCACTTCCGCAGCGACATCGGCCTGTTGGCGCAAGAAGGCAAAATCAATGTCTAGAAAGCCACGGCCTGACCGTCGCGGCGCGGGTCACTCGCCGCGAGATACCCGTCGTCGAGGCGCCAAATCGCTTGGCAGCTGCCGAATGCGTTGTAGTCGTCCACCGCGAGCAGGTCGTGCCCGCGCCGGCGCAATTCGTCGAGCGTCGACGGCGCGAAACCCGGCTCGCAGCTGACCTGCATGCCCTGTACCCAGCGAAACCGCGGGCCGTCGCAGGCCGCTTGCGGATTCTGGCCGTAGTCGGCGATGCGGACCAATACCTGCACGTGGCCCTGGGGTTGCATCGGACCGCCCATCACCCCGAAGCTCATCACGGGCGCGCCGTCCTTGGTCACGAAGCCCGGGATGATCGTCTGGTAGGGCCGTTTGTTGGGCCCGACCTGATTCGGATGTCCTTGATTAGCAACGAAACCCGCTCCGCGGTTTTGCAGTGAGATGCCGGTGCCCGGAACCACGACGCCGGACCCGAACCCGGTGTAGTTCGACTGGATCATCGACACCATCACGCCCGCGGCATCGGCCGCGGTGAGATAGACGGTGCCCCCGGGCGGGGTACCCGCTGTTGCGGGTTTGGCCCGATTGTGGTCGATCAGCGCGGCCCGCCGCTTCAGGTACCCCGCATCCAGCAGCTCCTCGGGGCGCACCGCCATGTGGTCGATGTCGGAGACGTAGGCCTGCGCGTCCGCGAACGCCAGCTTGAGCGCCTCGATCTGCAGATGCACGCTGCCGGCGGAATCGACGGACAGCGAGGACATGTCGAAATTCGCGAGGATCCCGAGCGCGATCAGAGCCACGATGCCCTGGCCGTTGGGTGGTAATTCGTGGACGGTGTAGCCGCGGTAGGTTCCGCTGATCGTGTTCACCCAA
This genomic interval carries:
- a CDS encoding MarR family winged helix-turn-helix transcriptional regulator, whose product is MSAVDGAKIWSLNYRVLLSVISCAEADICALGLESKELFLLAEINEHPYPAELAAALSMPKATVTLYLKRLEAAGFVRREIDPSDLRRHRLLLTAPGRQAAAKGLALLSAEFNKRLGRLTAAQQTELKNLLEKIL
- a CDS encoding gamma-glutamyltransferase family protein produces the protein MSAPFDWNFPYAWPRKPVLGSNVVCTSQPLAAQAGLRMLAEGGSAADAAVATAIALTVVEPVSNGIGSDAFAIVWDGKQLHGLNASGRSPAAWTPEYFGGNDVPGLGWNSVTVPGAVSAWVELHAKFGKLPFERLFEPAISYGRNGFPVSPTIAQQWAAQVPLFESQPGFAEAFLPDGRAPKPGERFRLPAHAATLEKIAATNGEAFYRGELAAQLEAHATANGGALRAGDLAAHRADWVNTISGTYRGYTVHELPPNGQGIVALIALGILANFDMSSLSVDSAGSVHLQIEALKLAFADAQAYVSDIDHMAVRPEELLDAGYLKRRAALIDHNRAKPATAGTPPGGTVYLTAADAAGVMVSMIQSNYTGFGSGVVVPGTGISLQNRGAGFVANQGHPNQVGPNKRPYQTIIPGFVTKDGAPVMSFGVMGGPMQPQGHVQVLVRIADYGQNPQAACDGPRFRWVQGMQVSCEPGFAPSTLDELRRRGHDLLAVDDYNAFGSCQAIWRLDDGYLAASDPRRDGQAVAF
- a CDS encoding SDR family oxidoreductase; this translates as MPRFAPLPERRPAIVAGASSGIGEATAIELAAHGFPVALGARRVEKLDDIVGKINADGGEAVGFHLDVTDPNSVKSFVAQSVDALGEIEVLVAGAGDTYFGKLAEITTDEFESQLQIHLVGANRLAAAVLPGMLERQRGDLIFVGSDVALRQRPHMGAYGAAKAALVAMVSNFQMELEGTGVRASIVHPGPTKTAMGWSLPADKIGPALEDWAKWGQARHDYFLRASDLGRAITFVAETPRGGFIASMELQPEAPLADNKDRQKLALGEEGMPS
- the purD gene encoding phosphoribosylamine--glycine ligase — encoded protein: MRVLVIGSGAREHALLLALSRDPQVTGLAIAPGNAGTARLAEQHDVDITSGADVVALAREVRADLVVIGPEVPLVLGVADAVRAAGIACFGPGKDAARIEGSKAFAKEVMAAAGVRTASSEIVDNPAHLDAALDRFGPPAGDPAWVVKDDSLAAGKGVVVTADRDAARAHGAGLLEAGHPVLLESFLDGPEVSLFCVVDGETVVPLLPAQDFKRVGDGDAGPNTGGMGAYAPLPWLPGDVYREIVSGIVEPVAAEMVRRGCPFSGLLYVGLAITAKGPAVVEFNCRFGDPETQAVLALLDSPLGQLLYAAGTGALAGFGELSWRDGAAVTVVLAAENYPGRPRVGDVIGGSEADGVLHAGTARRDDGAIVSSGGRVLSVVGTGADLTGARAEAYRILDSIRLPGSHFRSDIGLLAQEGKINV
- a CDS encoding aldehyde dehydrogenase, which produces MALLADGVSELFIDGKMSPGGAGTFPTINPATEEVLGVAADADAEDMSRAIDAARRAFDETDWSRNTELRVRCVRQLREAMRQHLEELRDMTIAEVGAPRMLTGIAQLEVPVNDLAFAADTAESYEYTQDLGEAKPMGIPTRRTIAREAVGVVGAITPWNFPHQINLAKIGPALAAGNTVVLKPAPDTPWCAAVLGELIAEHTDFPPGVINIVTSSDHSVGAMLSKDPRVDMVSFTGSTATGRAVMADGAATIKKVFLELGGKSAFIVLDDADLAGAVGVAGFSVCMHAGQGCAITTRLVVPRAKYDEAVSIAAATMGGIKAGDPTDPGTICGPVISARQRDRIQGYLDSAIAEGGTFATGGGRPADRQVGFFIEPTVIAGLGNDARVAQEEIFGPVLTVIPHDGDDDAIRIANDSVYGLSGTVFGADPERAARAAARVRAGTINVNGGVWYSADAPFGGYKQSGNGREMGLAGFEEYLETKTIATAV
- a CDS encoding TetR/AcrR family transcriptional regulator; translation: MSSDALVTVAAQTGQPTGQAPRNRRQEETFRKVLAAGIETLREKSYADLTVRAVAARAKVAPATAYTYFSSKNHLIAEVYLDLVRQVPFFTDVNEPMLTRVDKVLRHLALVVADEPEVGAACTTALLGGGADPAVGAARDRIGAEIHRRIATAIGPGADAGTVSALEMTFFGALVQAASGQFTYHEIADRLTYVVSLLLAGTGQTSQETRT
- a CDS encoding SDR family oxidoreductase, yielding MRFENKVAIVTGSGGGIGQAYVEALAREGAAVVVADINLQGAEKVADAILGEGGTALALPVDVSDPASAKEMADRTLAEFGGIDYLVNNAAIFGGMKLDFLITVDPEYYKKFMSVNLDGALWCTRAVYKKMAKRGGGAIINQSSTAAWLYSNFYGLAKVGINGLTQQLATELGGQNIRINAIAPGPIDTEANRSTTPQEMVADIVKGIPLSRMGQPEDLVGMCLFLLSDEASWITGQIFNVDGGQIFRS
- a CDS encoding carboxymuconolactone decarboxylase family protein, translated to MDELRRKGLEKMNEVYGWEMPNIEGDAYFDLTVDHLFGDIWNRPGLSMRDKRIMTLTAVTAVGSRDLAEIQINAALLNGELTEDELKEMAVFLTHYLGFPLGSALNGAVGAVVAKRKKAAAKGAGEDKKANVEAAIKMNSGKADN
- a CDS encoding cytochrome P450 — encoded protein: MTVHVGDHELVLDPYNYDFHEDPYPYYKRLRDEAPLYRNEELNFWALSRHQDVLQGFRNSTTLSNKYGVSLDPASRGPHASKTMSFLAMDDPAHLRLRTLVSKGFTPRRIRELEPRVTEIAVKHLDTMLEKASAGAPVDYVDEFAGKLPMDVISELMGVPEADRVRVRAWADGVMHRDEGVTDVPPEAVEASINLIVYYQQMVAERRTEPADDLTTALLEAEIDGDRLSDDEVLGFMFLMVIAGNETTTKLLANAAFWGYKNPDQLAPVYDDTELVTPWVEETLRYDTSSQILARTVAGELTLYDTTIPDGDVLLLLPGSAHRDERVFDTPDDYVIGREIGSKLMSFGSGAHFCLGAHLARMEARVALTELFKRIRGYQVDEANAVRVHSSNVRGFAHLPITVEIR
- a CDS encoding aldo/keto reductase, producing MPLDQYVTLGRSGLRVSPLCLGAMTFGEDLGWGTSVEESQQIIDRYTELGGNFIDTANFYTRSHSEKILGDHIGRHAARRDRLVIATKFSGNLYPGDPNGGGAGRKSLISACENSLRRLQTDYIDLYWLHMWDKNTPIEETMAALDDLVAAGKVRYIGVSDTPAWKIVEANLIARFRGWSTFIGLQIEYSLLERTVERELVPMASEFGLGITPWSPLKNGVLSGKYTRQNAGQHDAGRGPLVESSLTEKTYALIDELEIIAKTHETNVAAVALAWLRAQPAVSSIIVGARRLTQLDDNLRAVDVNLAVEELARLDKLTKPSLGFPQNMLDMAPGMINGGTTINGVTAPPSEYVMPEGGQPY
- a CDS encoding NAD(P)-dependent oxidoreductase, with product MSDLKLGYIGLGNMGAPMATKMTEWPGGVTVYDIRAEAMTPLVDEGAARADSVADIAAADIIHITVLNDAQVREVVGELAATAKPGTVIAIHSTISDTTAVELAAELKPQGIHVVDAPVSGGAAAAAKGELATMVGAEREVYERIKPAFKHWASMVIHAGEPGAGTRMKLARNMLTFTSYAAACEAMKLAAAAGLDLQALGRVVRHTDALTSGPGAIMVREDMKDLEPGNFLYEPFLHTRGLGEKDLSLALALGEAVSVDLPLAQLAYERLAAGLGVPHTEKES